CTGTTGAAGCAGGAATTGACTTTGTCGGAACAACCTTATCAGGCTACACATCTTACAGTCCAAAAGTAGATGGCCCCGATTTTGAATTAATCAAAAAACTCTGTGATGCCGGTGTAGATGTCATTGCAGAAGGGAAAATTCATACACCAGAACAAGCCAAACAAATCCTTGGATATGGAGTGCGCGGTATCGTTGTTGGTGGCGCTATTACTAGACCAAAAGAGATTACAGAACGCTTTGTTGCTGGTCTCAAATAACAAATAAAGAAAGGGGGATTGAGTATGATTATCACTAAAATCAGTCGTTTAGGAACTTATGTGGGAGTCAATCCACATTTTGCAACATTAATAGATTTTCTAGAAAAAACAGGACTAGAAAATTTAACAGAAGGTCCGATTGATATCGATGGTGATCGATTGTTTGGAAATTGCTTTACTTATCTAGCAGACGGTCAAGCAGGAGCCTTCTTTGAAACTCACCAAAAGTATTTAGATATTCATTTAGTTTTGGAAAATGAAGAAGCCATGGCTGTTACGTCGCCGGAAAATGTAAGCGTTACCCAAAAATATGATGAGGAGAAAGATATTGAATTATACACAGGGGAAGTGGAACAGTTAGTTCATTTGAGAGCTGGCGAATGCCTCATCACTTTTCCAGAAGATTTACATCAACCGAAGGTTCGTATAAATGATGAACCTGTGAAAAAAGTTGTCTTTAAAGTTGCGATTTCTTAATGTAGAAAGGGAAGAACAATGAAAAAAATGAGAAAGTTTTTATGTCTAGCTGGAGTAGCGCTAGCAGCCGTTGCCTTGGTAGCTTGTTCAGGAAAGAAAGAAACTACAGCTGACACTGAACCACCGACAGAATTATCTGGTGAGATTACAATGTGGCACTCCTTTACTCAAGGGCCACGTTTAGAAAGTATTCAAAAATCAGCAGATGCTTTCATGCAAAAACATCCAAAAACGAAAATCAAGATTGAAACATTTTCTTGGAATGACTTCTATACTAAATGGACTACCGGTTTAGCAAAT
This window of the Streptococcus sp. 116-D4 genome carries:
- a CDS encoding YhcH/YjgK/YiaL family protein: MIITKISRLGTYVGVNPHFATLIDFLEKTGLENLTEGPIDIDGDRLFGNCFTYLADGQAGAFFETHQKYLDIHLVLENEEAMAVTSPENVSVTQKYDEEKDIELYTGEVEQLVHLRAGECLITFPEDLHQPKVRINDEPVKKVVFKVAIS